Proteins encoded within one genomic window of Brassica rapa cultivar Chiifu-401-42 chromosome A09, CAAS_Brap_v3.01, whole genome shotgun sequence:
- the LOC103848327 gene encoding agamous-like MADS-box protein AGL97 produces MKTIYISVCIIRFHCCNINMGGTKRKIKIEEIEKKTVKSVAFTKRRNGLFRKAAELCLLSSSAQIAILATPPSTNSHAAFYSFGHSSVDHVVSSLLNDRCPLPTEQENNSRLGFWWEDEGFNRSENIDELKEATDAVSRMLNNLRLRLDALKSNQSGGALVIHQEEVLHICDTETNNNEEMTNQITRLEGASGILVENVEDSLPNDGIFGDAKIDTL; encoded by the coding sequence ATGAAAACAATCTATATCTCTGTCTGCATAATTCGTTTTCATTGTTGCAACATCAATATGGGAGGCACAAAACGTAAAATAAAGATTGAGGAGATCGAAAAGAAGACAGTGAAATCGGTTGCTTTCACGAAACGACGTAACGGTCTCTTCCGCAAAGCTGCTGAGCTCTGTCTTCTCTCTTCCTCTGCTCAAATCGCAATCTTAGCGACTCCTCCTTCTACCAATTCTCACGCTGCTTTCTACTCCTTTGGCCACTCCTCTGTCGACCACGTTGTTTCCTCTCTGCTCAACGATAGGTGTCCTCTTCCGACAGAACAAGAGAACAACTCAAGATTAGGGTTTTGGTGGGAAGACGAAGGGTTTAACAGATCGGAGAACATAGATGAATTAAAAGAAGCTACTGACGCGGTTTCTAGGATGTTGAACAATTTAAGGCTACGATTAGATGCTTTGAAGAGTAATCAAAGTGGTGGAGCTTTAGTGATCCATCAAGAGGAAGTTCTTCACATTTGTGACACCGAGACAAACAACAACGAAGAGATGACGAATCAAATTACTAGACTTGAAGGAGCTTCTGGAATTTTGGTAGAGAATGTGGAGGATAGTCTACCTAATGATGGGATTTTTGGTGATGCCAAGATTGATACACTTTAA
- the LOC103848325 gene encoding uncharacterized protein LOC103848325, producing MEALIHHFTLLSDQALVDKTFDPATIEDLMRLFEVDSYKAWAALEAEQQQELEAAEESIREAEAELDRDMEWGMEEYRRTLEEMERMEAAELKELEEKAETARRTGSLLEKAATIAAKRHIAAAMGSAAASMRSAWKTASGNKVHPS from the exons ATGGAAGCCCTGATTCACCACTTCACTCTCCTCTCCGACCAAGCCCTTGTCGACAAAACATTCGACCCTGCCACGATCGAAGACCTCATGCGTCTCTTCGAAGTCGATTCCTACAAGGCTTGGGCAGCTCTCGAAGCCGAGCAACAACAAGAGCTCGAAGCAGCTGAAGAATCTATCCGTGAAGCCGAAGCTGAACTCGATCG GGATATGGAGTGGGGGATGGAGGAGTACAGGCGGACGTTGGAGGAGATGGAGAGGATGGAGGCGGCGGAGCTTAAGGAGCTTGAGGAGAAGGCGGAGACTGCTCGGAGAACGGGGAGTTTATTGGAGAAAGCTGCTACCATCGCCGCGAAAAGGCATATTGCGGCGGCGATGGGATCAGCTGCTGCGTCGATGAGATCTGCGTGGAAGACTGCATCTGGGAACAAAGTTCATCCTTCTTGA